One stretch of Aquimarina sp. Aq107 DNA includes these proteins:
- a CDS encoding response regulator, whose protein sequence is MRKKLLFAYLIFSIPFLIRGQQESKFPINDSLQYLIETSNNLTFEYKVKESLEYAIKAANYAHELDDDHYKAEAYYLMAYNYQILVDYKNAEQYYRKSLKYAEKANDSLLILWNNNGLGNVYSDGYKNLESSLIYYNNATELGKLLKNSEEYMTPIINLAWTYVDAKDYDKAIPYLEEAQKLVVENKDVEGYCEVYYLKGKLALGKDNLEEAEEFFQESLRIAERHNMLLELSYIYEARAEMYEKQSKLGEAYKDIKRYQEYKDKVYNKETLKQIEVARVSFSVDEYERELEIAKTEREYQAKMAKNNRTINIISVAGLIFLFATAFFLYIGYRSKKKLNDVLKDKNVELVEAKAEAEKLTQVKSQFISTVSHELRTPLYGVVGITSLLLEDEDVLEKHRQLLGSLKFSGDYLLNLINNVLQISKIESNKVRLAKTPTNLFKLSQNLLNSFEYQAKSKDNQLILEVPNDLPDSLNVDSLRLSEILINLIGNASKFTENGKIWLRIKILSKENNTIQIRYEVEDSGVGIPEDKKDFVFEKFSQVDRESNNLEGTGLGLSIVKNLLQMMDSKVYLESNEGRGTKFYFDLQLEILEDGEDQSPSDRNKGATNVYRRILVAEDNKINQIVTKNLLSLIGYDCVIVENGFNAIQMVKKEDFDLILMDLNMPYLNGSEATKRIREFDQTTPIIALTAAELGEVQEECLAIGMNDIINKPLNKNDLRDIISKNLIP, encoded by the coding sequence TTGAGGAAAAAATTGTTATTTGCATATCTAATATTCTCTATTCCATTTCTGATTCGTGGTCAGCAAGAGTCCAAATTCCCTATTAATGATAGTTTACAATATTTAATAGAAACATCGAATAATTTAACATTTGAGTACAAGGTTAAAGAATCATTAGAGTATGCTATTAAAGCCGCTAATTATGCTCATGAATTAGATGATGATCATTATAAGGCAGAAGCATATTATTTAATGGCATATAATTATCAAATATTAGTTGATTATAAAAATGCAGAGCAATATTACAGAAAGTCCCTAAAGTATGCTGAAAAAGCAAATGATTCATTATTGATTTTATGGAATAATAATGGTTTAGGAAATGTGTATTCTGATGGTTATAAAAATTTAGAAAGCTCATTGATTTATTATAATAATGCTACAGAGTTAGGGAAACTACTCAAGAATTCAGAAGAGTATATGACCCCTATAATTAATTTAGCTTGGACTTATGTAGATGCAAAAGATTACGATAAGGCGATTCCTTATTTAGAAGAGGCTCAAAAATTGGTTGTAGAAAACAAAGATGTAGAAGGATATTGCGAGGTATATTATCTAAAAGGAAAATTAGCACTAGGTAAAGATAATCTGGAAGAGGCTGAAGAGTTTTTTCAAGAATCTCTCCGAATAGCAGAAAGACATAACATGCTATTAGAGTTATCTTATATTTATGAAGCTAGGGCCGAAATGTATGAAAAACAAAGTAAATTAGGAGAAGCTTATAAAGATATTAAACGTTATCAAGAGTATAAAGATAAAGTCTATAACAAGGAAACCTTGAAACAAATAGAAGTTGCAAGAGTTAGTTTTAGCGTTGATGAGTATGAGCGCGAATTAGAAATAGCAAAAACAGAAAGAGAATATCAGGCCAAAATGGCTAAAAACAATAGAACGATTAATATTATTTCGGTTGCAGGGTTAATATTTTTATTCGCTACTGCATTCTTTTTGTATATAGGATATAGATCAAAGAAAAAATTAAATGATGTATTAAAAGATAAAAATGTAGAGCTTGTAGAGGCAAAAGCCGAGGCAGAAAAGCTTACTCAAGTTAAATCTCAGTTTATATCTACCGTAAGTCATGAACTAAGAACACCACTTTATGGTGTAGTAGGCATTACTTCCTTGTTACTTGAAGATGAAGATGTTTTGGAGAAACATCGACAACTATTAGGTTCATTAAAGTTTTCGGGTGATTATCTTTTAAACTTGATAAACAATGTATTACAAATTAGTAAGATAGAATCTAATAAAGTAAGGTTAGCAAAAACTCCAACAAATTTATTTAAGCTTTCTCAAAACTTACTCAATTCATTTGAGTATCAAGCTAAAAGTAAAGATAACCAACTTATTTTAGAAGTTCCAAATGATTTACCAGATTCTCTTAATGTAGATTCACTTAGATTATCAGAAATTCTGATTAACCTTATAGGAAACGCATCAAAGTTTACTGAAAATGGTAAAATATGGCTTAGAATTAAAATATTAAGTAAAGAAAATAACACAATACAGATTAGATACGAAGTAGAGGATAGTGGTGTTGGGATCCCAGAAGACAAAAAAGATTTTGTGTTTGAGAAATTTTCTCAAGTTGATAGAGAATCAAATAATCTAGAAGGAACTGGTTTAGGCCTTTCCATTGTGAAGAATCTATTACAAATGATGGACAGCAAAGTCTACTTAGAAAGTAATGAAGGTAGAGGCACAAAATTCTATTTTGATTTACAGTTAGAGATTTTAGAAGATGGAGAGGATCAATCTCCTAGTGATCGAAATAAAGGAGCCACTAATGTATACCGAAGAATTTTAGTAGCAGAGGATAATAAAATTAATCAAATAGTTACTAAGAATTTATTAAGTTTAATAGGATACGATTGTGTTATAGTAGAAAATGGATTCAATGCTATACAAATGGTTAAAAAGGAAGATTTTGACCTAATTTTGATGGACCTTAATATGCCATATCTTAATGGTAGTGAGGCAACCAAAAGAATTAGAGAATTTGATCAAACAACTCCTATAATAGCACTAACAGCTGCCGAGTTGGGAGAAGTACAAGAGGAATGTCTTGCAATAGGAATGAATGATATCATTAATAAGCCATTAAATAAAAATGATCTTAGAGATATCATATCAAAAAACCTGATCCCTTAG
- a CDS encoding DMT family transporter encodes MQKSKQISLGIILAIIGVILFSAKAVMVKMAYKYQVTSEHLLLFRMSFSLPVYIIIAQFNKPASPENIKRKDYLWIVFFGFIGYYLASYFDFLGLQYIKAGLERIILFVYPTLVLIISRVFLKHKITKQQLVAILITYVGVLITFWQELQLDIPNLLSGVVLIFLSALTYAIYLVGSGWLIPKFGVVVFTSYAMIISSLCIISQYLIFDRSDILSYSSEVYVLSVLMAFFSTIIPSYLISSAIARLGASNVAIIGSLGPVSTILLAFFILEESLSILQIIGAGIVIFGIYITTRKK; translated from the coding sequence ATGCAAAAATCTAAACAAATCTCATTAGGTATAATACTAGCAATTATTGGAGTTATTTTATTTTCTGCCAAAGCAGTTATGGTAAAAATGGCTTATAAATATCAGGTAACTTCAGAGCATTTGTTGTTGTTTAGGATGTCATTCTCTCTGCCTGTGTATATAATTATAGCACAATTTAATAAACCTGCTTCTCCAGAAAATATTAAGAGAAAAGATTATTTGTGGATTGTGTTTTTTGGTTTTATTGGATACTATTTAGCTAGCTATTTTGATTTTCTTGGATTACAATATATTAAAGCGGGATTAGAGCGGATAATTTTATTTGTATATCCAACTTTAGTGCTAATAATTTCTAGAGTATTTCTAAAACATAAAATAACAAAACAACAACTAGTTGCTATATTAATTACATATGTAGGAGTATTAATTACGTTTTGGCAAGAACTTCAATTAGATATTCCGAACCTTCTTTCAGGAGTGGTTCTAATTTTTTTAAGCGCACTTACGTATGCTATTTATTTAGTCGGTAGTGGCTGGTTAATACCAAAGTTCGGAGTTGTTGTTTTCACCTCTTATGCAATGATTATATCTTCTTTATGTATTATTTCCCAATATTTAATTTTTGATAGAAGTGATATTTTAAGCTATTCTTCTGAAGTATATGTGCTTAGTGTTTTAATGGCTTTTTTCTCTACAATAATTCCGTCATATCTTATTTCTTCTGCAATAGCTCGTTTAGGAGCTTCTAATGTAGCAATCATTGGGAGTTTGGGCCCTGTATCAACAATATTGTTAGCATTTTTTATTTTAGAAGAAAGTCTATCTATACTACAGATAATAGGAGCAGGGATTGTAATTTTTGGGATTTATATTACTACAAGAAAAAAGTGA
- the ychF gene encoding redox-regulated ATPase YchF has translation MKAGIVGLPNVGKSTLFNCLSNAKAQSANFPFCTIEPNIGVVNVPDPRLEKLEELVNPERVIPATVEIVDIAGLVKGASKGEGLGNQFLGNIRETDAIIHVLRCFDNDNIVHVDGSIDPIRDKETIDIELQLKDLETLEKKLDKIKRAAKTGNKEAQKEEAILLKLKDGLEAGSSVRAIEVSEDDHAEFVKPLQFITDKPVLYVCNVDESAAVNGNDHVKRVKEAVSTENAEVIILAVGTEADITELEDYEERQMFLQDMGLEEPGSSVLIRAAYKLLNQQTYFTAGVKEVRAWTIPIGATAPQAAGVIHTDFEKGFIRAEVIKYDDYVSFGSESKVKEAGKLGVEGKGYIVNDGDVMHFLFNV, from the coding sequence ATGAAAGCAGGAATAGTTGGATTACCAAACGTAGGAAAATCAACACTTTTTAATTGTTTATCTAATGCAAAAGCGCAAAGTGCGAACTTTCCATTTTGTACAATAGAACCTAATATAGGTGTTGTTAATGTGCCTGATCCAAGATTGGAAAAACTGGAAGAATTGGTAAACCCTGAACGTGTTATACCTGCAACAGTAGAGATTGTTGATATTGCTGGATTAGTAAAAGGAGCCAGTAAAGGAGAAGGTTTAGGAAATCAGTTTTTAGGAAATATAAGAGAAACTGATGCAATTATCCACGTGCTACGTTGTTTTGATAATGATAATATAGTTCATGTTGATGGATCAATAGACCCAATTCGTGATAAGGAAACTATAGATATAGAATTACAATTAAAAGATTTAGAAACTCTCGAAAAGAAATTAGATAAGATAAAGAGAGCCGCTAAAACTGGTAATAAAGAAGCACAGAAAGAAGAAGCAATATTATTAAAGTTAAAAGATGGTTTGGAGGCAGGATCTTCAGTTAGAGCTATTGAAGTTTCTGAAGATGATCATGCAGAGTTTGTAAAACCATTACAGTTTATAACTGATAAACCAGTATTGTATGTATGTAATGTAGACGAAAGTGCTGCAGTGAATGGTAATGATCACGTAAAACGGGTAAAGGAAGCTGTATCAACAGAAAATGCTGAAGTAATTATTCTTGCTGTCGGAACAGAAGCTGATATCACTGAGCTCGAAGATTATGAAGAAAGGCAAATGTTTCTTCAGGATATGGGGTTAGAAGAACCAGGGTCATCAGTTTTAATAAGAGCTGCCTATAAATTGTTAAATCAACAAACATATTTTACAGCGGGCGTAAAAGAAGTAAGAGCTTGGACAATTCCTATTGGTGCTACAGCTCCGCAAGCAGCTGGTGTTATTCATACAGATTTTGAGAAAGGATTTATTCGAGCGGAAGTTATTAAATATGATGATTACGTTTCTTTTGGAAGTGAATCTAAAGTAAAAGAAGCTGGAAAGTTAGGCGTAGAAGGAAAAGGATATATTGTAAATGATGGAGATGTAATGCATTTCTTATTTAATGTATAA
- a CDS encoding RICIN domain-containing protein: MKTFRRKKDASGLRFFTKIFLAFTLILVGISCENEEFIDSEDSMITDESLEAKATPVVGKIYTITNLKSGRTLDIAAGSNNNGANLQVWGTNANTTATHRQWEILSVGNGYVRLKGVDSGKSLEVSGGNNSNGANVQQWAYQGTTHQQWQILSVGNGYFRLKNRDSGKSLRVGGTSNGSNADQWAYNGWNSQKWFFTEVGGTINPPPPPTGGTASSIIGSGWKLNGFSGNLSVGSNDNGLNYADNASKNESHFFFEKDGYAAFRCYPGNPTSGGSSNPRSELREIINGGDGYWNGNTNTEHSMKWRFKIEDLPPSGKLAFGQIHERDDSYDDVIRVQVQGNGGQNSGSVDLRILGYVTEEIEGSGRTINFNMQMDTEYYFELTMSNGVVRLYNLNNSGNRIEELFESVDIGNANENYFKAGCYLQSTSSSHENSNVYGQVLIRDLQVSPDN; the protein is encoded by the coding sequence ATGAAAACTTTTCGTAGAAAAAAAGATGCATCCGGTTTGCGTTTTTTTACTAAAATTTTCCTAGCCTTTACTTTGATATTGGTTGGAATTTCTTGTGAAAATGAAGAATTTATTGATTCAGAGGATTCTATGATTACAGATGAATCTCTCGAAGCAAAAGCTACGCCTGTAGTAGGCAAAATTTACACTATTACAAATTTAAAAAGTGGTCGCACATTAGACATTGCCGCTGGAAGTAATAATAATGGTGCAAATCTTCAAGTATGGGGAACCAACGCTAATACAACTGCTACTCATAGACAATGGGAAATACTTTCTGTTGGCAATGGTTACGTACGTTTAAAAGGTGTAGATAGTGGTAAATCATTAGAAGTGTCTGGAGGTAATAATTCTAACGGAGCTAATGTTCAGCAATGGGCATATCAGGGTACCACACATCAACAGTGGCAAATACTTTCTGTAGGAAATGGATATTTTAGACTTAAAAATAGAGATAGTGGAAAAAGTTTACGAGTAGGAGGGACATCTAATGGAAGTAATGCAGATCAGTGGGCATACAATGGGTGGAATAGTCAAAAATGGTTTTTTACGGAAGTAGGAGGTACAATTAATCCTCCACCTCCACCAACAGGTGGAACTGCATCTAGTATTATTGGTAGTGGTTGGAAATTGAATGGTTTTAGTGGAAATTTAAGTGTTGGGAGTAATGATAACGGTTTAAATTATGCAGATAATGCAAGTAAAAATGAAAGTCATTTCTTTTTCGAAAAAGATGGATATGCAGCCTTTAGATGTTATCCAGGAAACCCTACCTCTGGAGGATCTAGTAACCCTAGATCTGAGTTAAGAGAGATAATTAATGGTGGAGATGGTTATTGGAATGGTAATACCAATACAGAACACTCTATGAAATGGAGATTTAAGATTGAAGATTTACCACCTTCTGGTAAATTAGCGTTTGGTCAAATCCATGAGAGAGATGATTCTTATGATGATGTTATTAGAGTTCAAGTTCAAGGTAATGGTGGTCAAAATTCAGGATCTGTTGATTTAAGAATATTAGGATATGTTACTGAAGAGATAGAAGGAAGTGGAAGAACCATTAATTTCAATATGCAAATGGATACTGAATACTATTTTGAGTTAACAATGAGTAATGGAGTTGTGAGATTATATAACTTAAACAATAGTGGTAATAGAATTGAAGAATTATTTGAATCTGTAGATATAGGTAATGCTAATGAGAACTATTTCAAAGCAGGTTGTTATTTACAATCAACTAGTAGTAGCCATGAAAACTCTAATGTTTATGGTCAGGTATTGATTAGAGATCTACAGGTATCTCCTGACAATTAA
- a CDS encoding polysaccharide lyase family 7 protein, producing MKKTLIIRKETPLLFSISAFILILFISVTSCTNEQISDELLETIKGDSEVRISIPIQNPGFELGEVNWGDPENYAISSEGKSGSKSGKVSSSSGSIEQTVDVSRNTDYVLKAWVKGNGELSVGGQSNDFDTDDFEEVSITFNSGSSSSVTILGTRISGDVRFDDFSLNSTLIDGPVAPGQIIPISVSANGNQTGYGPENTVDGEIEDTESRWSSNGYTGKYITYDLGIVKTVSSVKIAWFKGDEREAYFKIRVGNSTSSLTTVFDAKTIGSSGTTEGLETFDFEDVDARYVRISSFGNSKNSWNSIIETEIYGNDEDSDEDDDDTIPPGSVSELNAVAGNSSVALNWNNPGDSDFNNVRITYDGGEVTSFGESVTINNLINGTSYAFTVVAVDNSGNVSASKVINATPQGPPPPGGTAASIIGPGWKLNGFTGSLAIGSSDNGLDYADNASKNESHFFFEKDGFAAFRCYPGNPSSGGSSNPRSELREVINGGDGYWNGNTNTEYSMKWRFRVENLPPSGKLAFGQIHERDDFYDDVIRVQVQGDAGQSSGEVDLRILGYVTEKVEDREGRTIDFDMSLDTEYYFELTMSNGVVTLYNLNNNGDRIEELFQSINIGNANENYFKAGCYLQSTSSSHDDSSDYGEVLVKDLQVSPDN from the coding sequence ATGAAAAAAACATTAATTATTAGAAAAGAAACCCCCCTTTTGTTTTCTATTTCAGCTTTTATTTTAATACTATTCATTTCAGTGACAAGCTGTACAAATGAACAGATTAGTGATGAACTATTGGAAACTATAAAAGGTGATTCAGAAGTTAGGATTTCTATACCAATTCAAAACCCTGGTTTTGAACTTGGAGAAGTTAATTGGGGAGACCCAGAAAATTATGCAATCTCAAGTGAGGGAAAATCCGGGAGCAAATCAGGTAAAGTATCTAGTTCTTCAGGCTCAATAGAACAAACTGTTGATGTTAGTAGAAATACTGATTATGTCCTGAAAGCATGGGTAAAAGGAAATGGAGAACTTTCTGTTGGAGGACAATCAAATGATTTCGATACAGATGATTTTGAAGAAGTTTCTATTACATTCAATAGTGGAAGCTCTTCTTCTGTGACTATTTTAGGAACAAGAATCAGTGGAGATGTTCGTTTTGATGACTTCTCACTTAATAGTACTTTGATAGATGGACCAGTAGCGCCAGGTCAGATAATACCAATTAGTGTTTCTGCAAACGGAAATCAAACTGGATATGGACCAGAAAACACAGTGGATGGTGAGATTGAAGACACAGAATCAAGATGGTCATCTAATGGATATACAGGAAAGTATATTACTTATGATCTAGGTATAGTAAAAACTGTATCAAGTGTAAAAATAGCTTGGTTTAAAGGAGATGAAAGAGAAGCTTATTTTAAAATTAGAGTGGGTAATTCTACCTCTTCATTAACTACAGTATTTGATGCTAAAACTATCGGCAGTAGCGGAACAACAGAAGGATTAGAAACTTTTGATTTTGAAGATGTTGATGCTAGGTACGTAAGAATATCCAGTTTTGGTAATTCTAAAAATAGTTGGAATAGTATTATAGAAACTGAAATTTATGGAAACGATGAAGATAGCGATGAAGATGACGATGATACAATTCCTCCTGGGTCAGTATCAGAGTTAAATGCAGTAGCTGGTAATAGTTCTGTTGCTTTAAATTGGAATAATCCTGGAGATTCTGATTTCAATAATGTACGAATTACATATGATGGAGGAGAGGTAACTTCTTTTGGAGAAAGTGTGACAATTAATAATTTGATTAATGGTACTTCTTATGCATTTACTGTAGTTGCGGTAGATAATTCAGGTAACGTTTCTGCTAGTAAAGTTATAAATGCAACACCACAGGGTCCACCACCACCAGGAGGAACAGCTGCTAGTATTATCGGACCTGGATGGAAGCTAAATGGATTTACCGGTTCTTTAGCAATTGGTAGTAGTGATAATGGATTGGATTATGCAGATAATGCGAGTAAAAATGAAAGTCACTTTTTCTTTGAGAAGGATGGATTTGCAGCATTTAGGTGTTATCCAGGAAATCCTTCTTCTGGAGGTTCGAGCAATCCAAGATCTGAGTTAAGGGAAGTGATAAATGGCGGAGATGGTTATTGGAATGGAAATACAAATACTGAGTACTCCATGAAGTGGAGATTTAGAGTCGAAAATTTACCTCCTTCTGGAAAATTAGCTTTTGGTCAAATTCATGAAAGAGATGATTTTTATGATGATGTTATAAGAGTTCAAGTGCAAGGGGATGCTGGGCAAAGTTCAGGAGAAGTAGATTTGAGAATATTAGGATATGTAACAGAGAAAGTTGAAGATCGTGAAGGAAGAACAATTGATTTTGATATGAGTTTGGATACGGAGTATTATTTTGAACTAACAATGAGTAATGGAGTGGTAACTTTATATAACCTTAATAATAATGGAGATAGAATAGAAGAGTTATTTCAATCCATTAATATAGGTAATGCTAATGAAAACTATTTTAAGGCTGGTTGTTATTTACAATCTACAAGTAGTAGTCATGATGATTCTAGTGATTATGGTGAAGTACTGGTTAAAGATTTACAAGTATCCCCAGATAATTAA